One stretch of Rosistilla oblonga DNA includes these proteins:
- a CDS encoding UbiX family flavin prenyltransferase → MTRPLVVAITGGSGAVYAVRLLQVLLAGGREVFLMLSRSGADVIRQELKLELNLSVAGFDAEPLVTYRSPWSESVPELPDDWRERLTYEAIDDYFSPIASGSFLTDGMVVCPCSGSTLSSIARAASSNLVHRAAEVHLKERRSLVLVTRETPLSVIALENMTLAAKAGATLLPAMPGWYHGVRGLDDLVDFVVARILDQLGIENHLMQRWGEA, encoded by the coding sequence ATGACGCGTCCCTTGGTGGTTGCGATCACCGGTGGCAGCGGAGCGGTCTACGCGGTTCGGTTGTTGCAAGTTTTGCTGGCCGGCGGGCGCGAGGTCTTTCTGATGCTCAGCCGCAGCGGCGCCGACGTGATCCGGCAGGAATTGAAGCTGGAGCTAAACCTTTCCGTTGCCGGCTTTGATGCCGAACCGTTGGTGACGTATCGATCGCCGTGGAGCGAATCGGTTCCCGAGTTGCCCGACGACTGGCGCGAGCGATTGACGTACGAAGCGATCGACGATTATTTCTCGCCGATCGCCAGCGGATCGTTCCTGACCGACGGGATGGTCGTCTGTCCTTGCAGCGGCAGCACGTTGAGCAGCATCGCGCGGGCGGCGAGCAGCAATCTGGTCCATCGGGCGGCCGAGGTGCATTTGAAGGAACGCCGATCGCTGGTTTTGGTGACGCGAGAGACTCCGCTGTCGGTGATCGCACTGGAGAACATGACGCTGGCCGCAAAAGCGGGTGCGACGCTGTTGCCCGCCATGCCTGGCTGGTACCACGGGGTGCGTGGCCTGGACGATCTGGTCGACTTTGTCGTCGCCCGGATCCTGGACCAATTGGGAATCGAAAACCACTTGATGCAACGTTGGGGTGAAGCATGA
- the mqnE gene encoding aminofutalosine synthase MqnE has protein sequence MIATEINARLRTIRDKVESQERLTMDDGLFLYQPDVPLHEVGELADLVRQRMNGNVAYYNINTHLNPTNVCVYRCRFCAFRADLRDPKGYAMDDEQVIARGQEATDNGCTEMHIVGGLHHQRPYEWYRGVLSTLSENFPKLHLKAWTPVEINWFEFQTKNSTEWVMNDMREAGLGSLPGGGAEIFHPEVRDQICEHKANTHAWFHTHRTAHQLGIRSNCTMLYGHIEKAYHRVDHLLRLRELQDETGGFQVFIPLAFHPENTKLSHLKKPSALDDLRNVAVSRLLLDNIQHIKAYWIMLGIGTAQTALSYGADDIDGTVRHELIYHDAGATTPEFLSVDRIRELIIEAGRVPVERNTIYQEVIRDPNDFSNWSIGETLPVS, from the coding sequence ATGATTGCAACGGAAATCAACGCCCGGCTTCGAACGATCCGCGACAAGGTTGAATCGCAAGAGCGATTGACGATGGATGATGGATTGTTCTTGTATCAACCCGACGTGCCGCTGCACGAAGTCGGCGAATTGGCCGATCTGGTGCGCCAGCGGATGAACGGGAACGTTGCGTATTACAACATCAACACGCATCTAAATCCGACCAATGTCTGCGTCTACCGCTGTCGCTTTTGTGCCTTTCGCGCCGATCTCCGCGACCCCAAAGGCTACGCGATGGACGACGAACAGGTCATCGCTCGCGGGCAGGAAGCGACCGACAACGGCTGCACCGAGATGCACATCGTCGGCGGACTGCACCATCAGCGTCCCTACGAATGGTATCGCGGCGTGCTGTCGACGCTGTCGGAGAATTTCCCCAAGCTGCATCTGAAGGCTTGGACGCCCGTCGAAATCAATTGGTTTGAGTTTCAGACGAAGAACTCGACCGAGTGGGTCATGAACGACATGCGGGAAGCGGGACTGGGTAGCTTGCCCGGCGGGGGAGCTGAGATTTTCCATCCCGAGGTTCGAGACCAGATTTGCGAACACAAAGCGAACACGCACGCTTGGTTCCACACTCATCGGACCGCTCATCAACTGGGGATCCGATCGAACTGCACGATGTTGTATGGACACATCGAAAAAGCGTATCACCGCGTCGACCATCTGTTGCGACTGCGGGAACTGCAGGATGAAACCGGCGGATTTCAGGTCTTCATCCCGCTGGCGTTCCATCCTGAAAACACCAAGCTGAGCCATCTGAAGAAGCCTTCGGCATTGGACGATCTGCGGAACGTTGCGGTCAGCCGATTGCTGTTGGACAACATCCAGCACATCAAGGCGTACTGGATCATGTTGGGAATCGGGACCGCTCAAACCGCCCTCTCCTACGGTGCCGATGACATCGACGGCACCGTGCGGCACGAGTTGATCTATCACGATGCCGGAGCAACGACTCCCGAATTCCTGAGCGTCGACAGGATCCGAGAACTGATCATCGAAGCGGGCCGAGTGCCGGTGGAACGCAACACGATCTATCAAGAAGTGATCCGCGACCCCAACGATTTTTCGAACTGGTCAATCGGCGAAACGCTACCGGTATCGTAG
- a CDS encoding Rpn family recombination-promoting nuclease/putative transposase: MGGDESLPNPHDRFIRHFLAEIDHVRELITWQLPAAVVDELDLTSIQPAKQSFVNKTLRENLSDLVFNVRLAHDAGEAMVVLLFEHKSAPDEMTPFQVLRYMVEISQERHRNGQPLCCVIPIIVYHGPQPWHVARSIQELIDVPAPLKPYIPQFSLPLIDLSQCSDEELRGKSIFLATMTLLKYIKRDELAEQLPGVLSLYRQLLPPATALESLEVVLRYLVNGTDRITREDLSTLVAKTLQHQGTSLMPTIAEQWLKEGMEQGIERGREQGELIGKIQAFQAVLGRETSQRDELTKLSTAELKRIVDELTSAIEENRSR; this comes from the coding sequence ATGGGCGGAGACGAATCGCTACCGAATCCGCACGATCGGTTCATCCGACACTTCTTGGCGGAGATCGATCATGTGCGTGAACTCATCACGTGGCAGTTGCCTGCAGCGGTGGTCGACGAGCTCGACTTAACGTCGATCCAACCAGCCAAGCAATCGTTTGTAAACAAGACGCTCCGCGAGAACTTGTCCGATCTCGTCTTCAACGTGCGGCTGGCTCACGATGCGGGGGAGGCGATGGTTGTGTTGCTGTTTGAACACAAATCCGCTCCCGATGAAATGACGCCCTTTCAGGTGTTGCGTTACATGGTCGAGATCAGCCAGGAACGGCATCGCAACGGACAACCGCTCTGCTGCGTAATCCCGATCATCGTGTACCACGGACCGCAACCGTGGCACGTTGCCCGATCGATTCAGGAATTGATCGATGTTCCCGCCCCCTTAAAACCGTACATTCCCCAGTTTTCACTGCCGTTGATCGACCTGAGTCAGTGCAGCGACGAAGAATTGCGAGGGAAATCGATCTTCCTCGCGACGATGACGCTGCTAAAATATATCAAGCGGGACGAGCTTGCCGAACAGCTTCCCGGCGTCCTCAGCCTGTACCGCCAGTTGCTCCCGCCAGCGACGGCTTTGGAGAGCCTGGAAGTCGTCCTGCGTTACCTGGTCAACGGAACTGATCGAATCACCCGGGAAGACCTAAGTACGCTGGTCGCCAAAACCCTTCAGCACCAAGGAACCTCACTAATGCCAACGATTGCCGAACAATGGCTCAAAGAAGGAATGGAGCAAGGAATCGAGCGTGGCCGAGAGCAGGGCGAGCTGATCGGGAAGATCCAAGCATTCCAAGCCGTTCTCGGCCGCGAGACATCGCAGCGCGATGAATTGACCAAACTATCAACCGCTGAACTCAAGCGGATCGTCGACGAATTGACCAGTGCGATCGAAGAAAATCGCTCCCGCTAA
- the topA gene encoding type I DNA topoisomerase, translated as MAKRSAKKYAFDPKEVTGKHLVIVESPTKAKTINKYLGNDYFVMASVGHVRDLPKSAPKGAKRKDHPVPGVDLQNNFSPTYEVMPDKKPTVTNLQKAAKQAQDVWFATDLDREGEAIAWHLAEALGVPTAQAKRVVFNAITKGDIARAFQNPRTIATNVVNAQQARRIVDRIVGYQVSPLLWRKVAGGLSAGRVQSVAVRLVVEREREIEAFIPDEFWKINALFATDLAKTGEIAGKWSSWSGEEERTLKQQNEWLSQQKCLRAELVRFGGAKFEPSDRAVALEAAQQLGFSLDEAIETEDPKGKGPAKNRVTFVGKVGDAPEYKITSIETRRTTSRPSPPFITSTMQQAAANRLGFQLQRTMRTAQQLYEGIDLKGTRGQTGLITYMRTDSTHLSGEALDMSRTFIEQNYGKDYLPEKPNFYKSSNKDAQEAHEAIRPTDATLTPAIVKSHVSDEQYKLYKLIWERFISCQMLPAQWDSTSIEIQPTGVDATLKASGRTLVFDGFYRASGVPTSDDIVLPKLNEGEQLGPMEIDPQQKFTSPPPRFTEASLQKRLEEEGIGRPSTYAAIISTIQDRKYVEPVAQRDRRLKATDIGKVVTDKLVEAFPEIMDVGYTRRMEAGLDEIETGQEEWQKLLHRFYDPFKDALEQAMENTSHAKAEFEPAPDHLKCPKCGAPTCYRFGRNGRFLGCTKFMVEPVEVQAEGHDGTYLLQKARGKARPQLLHKETSAKLGWMKLTKDDKAKFQKISDEMPERCDYAAPIDSEGNPMLPEETDVLCPEDGTPLIKRTGRFGPFLASQNYPEVKFILKLDPKKGTVVLPKTEPMVSELTCPKCEEHPLYIRDSKRGLWLSCSSFPKCRGRVAYSSLEEEQQKKIEADWAAWVEAHPLPVIKTIEGQVVEDGYEPKLHTIAPA; from the coding sequence ATGGCTAAACGCTCCGCTAAGAAATACGCATTTGATCCGAAAGAGGTCACCGGGAAACACCTGGTGATTGTCGAATCGCCGACCAAGGCGAAGACGATCAATAAATACTTGGGCAACGATTATTTCGTGATGGCCTCGGTGGGCCATGTCCGCGATCTGCCCAAGAGTGCTCCCAAGGGAGCCAAGCGGAAGGACCATCCCGTTCCAGGGGTCGATCTGCAGAACAACTTCTCGCCGACCTACGAGGTGATGCCCGATAAAAAGCCGACGGTCACCAATCTGCAAAAAGCTGCCAAACAGGCCCAAGACGTCTGGTTCGCGACCGACCTCGACCGTGAGGGAGAGGCGATCGCTTGGCATCTTGCCGAAGCGTTAGGCGTCCCCACCGCGCAAGCTAAACGCGTTGTCTTCAACGCGATCACCAAGGGCGATATCGCCCGAGCGTTCCAGAACCCGCGAACGATCGCGACCAACGTCGTCAATGCGCAACAGGCCCGCCGGATCGTCGATCGGATCGTCGGCTACCAGGTCTCGCCGCTGCTGTGGCGGAAGGTCGCGGGCGGCCTGAGCGCCGGCCGCGTTCAATCGGTCGCCGTCCGTTTGGTCGTCGAACGCGAACGGGAGATCGAAGCTTTCATTCCGGACGAGTTCTGGAAGATCAACGCGCTGTTCGCCACCGACCTGGCGAAAACCGGGGAGATCGCTGGCAAATGGAGCAGCTGGAGCGGCGAGGAAGAGCGAACGCTGAAGCAGCAAAACGAATGGCTCAGCCAACAGAAGTGCCTCCGCGCCGAACTGGTCCGTTTCGGCGGAGCCAAGTTTGAACCAAGCGACCGCGCCGTCGCACTCGAGGCGGCTCAACAGCTTGGTTTCTCGCTCGACGAAGCGATCGAAACCGAAGATCCCAAAGGCAAGGGCCCGGCGAAGAACCGCGTCACTTTTGTCGGCAAAGTCGGCGATGCTCCCGAATACAAGATCACGTCGATCGAAACGCGGCGAACGACCAGCCGCCCGTCGCCGCCGTTTATCACTTCGACGATGCAGCAGGCTGCGGCCAACCGGCTCGGTTTCCAACTGCAGCGAACGATGCGTACGGCGCAACAGCTGTATGAAGGTATCGATCTGAAGGGGACTCGCGGTCAGACCGGTCTGATCACCTACATGCGTACCGATTCGACTCACTTGTCGGGCGAAGCGCTCGACATGTCGCGGACTTTCATCGAGCAGAACTACGGCAAGGACTACCTGCCCGAAAAACCGAACTTCTACAAATCGTCGAACAAAGACGCGCAGGAAGCTCACGAAGCGATCCGGCCGACCGACGCCACGCTGACTCCCGCGATCGTCAAATCGCACGTCAGCGACGAGCAATACAAACTGTACAAACTGATTTGGGAACGGTTCATCTCGTGCCAGATGTTGCCAGCTCAATGGGATTCGACATCGATCGAGATCCAACCGACCGGCGTCGATGCGACGCTTAAGGCGAGCGGCCGAACGCTTGTCTTCGACGGCTTCTACCGCGCGTCGGGCGTTCCAACCAGCGACGACATCGTGTTGCCAAAGTTGAACGAAGGGGAACAACTGGGGCCGATGGAAATCGATCCACAACAGAAGTTCACCAGCCCACCGCCACGGTTCACCGAAGCCAGCTTGCAGAAGCGACTGGAAGAGGAAGGGATCGGCCGGCCGTCGACTTACGCGGCGATCATCAGCACGATTCAGGACCGCAAATACGTCGAACCGGTCGCCCAACGCGATCGCCGTCTGAAGGCGACCGATATCGGCAAAGTTGTCACCGACAAGCTTGTCGAAGCGTTCCCCGAGATCATGGATGTCGGTTACACGCGGCGGATGGAAGCCGGACTCGACGAGATCGAAACCGGCCAGGAAGAGTGGCAGAAACTGCTGCACCGCTTCTACGATCCGTTCAAAGACGCCTTGGAACAGGCGATGGAGAACACCAGCCACGCGAAGGCGGAGTTTGAACCGGCACCGGATCATCTGAAGTGCCCCAAATGCGGAGCCCCAACCTGCTACCGATTTGGCCGCAACGGACGCTTCCTCGGCTGTACCAAGTTCATGGTCGAACCTGTCGAAGTGCAAGCCGAAGGGCACGACGGAACCTATCTGTTGCAGAAGGCCCGCGGAAAAGCGCGGCCACAATTGCTGCACAAGGAAACGTCGGCCAAGTTGGGTTGGATGAAGCTGACCAAAGACGACAAGGCGAAGTTTCAAAAGATCTCCGACGAGATGCCCGAGCGATGCGATTACGCCGCGCCGATCGACAGCGAAGGCAACCCGATGCTACCCGAGGAGACCGACGTGTTGTGCCCCGAAGATGGCACGCCGTTGATCAAACGGACCGGTCGTTTTGGGCCCTTCCTGGCTAGCCAAAACTACCCCGAGGTGAAGTTCATCTTGAAGCTGGACCCGAAGAAGGGAACCGTCGTCCTGCCGAAGACCGAACCGATGGTCAGCGAATTGACGTGCCCCAAATGCGAAGAGCATCCGCTGTACATCCGCGACAGCAAACGTGGGCTGTGGCTCTCCTGTTCCAGTTTTCCCAAGTGCCGTGGCCGCGTCGCCTATTCGTCGCTGGAAGAGGAACAACAGAAGAAGATCGAAGCCGATTGGGCCGCGTGGGTCGAAGCCCATCCGCTGCCGGTGATCAAGACGATCGAGGGCCAAGTTGTCGAAGATGGCTACGAGCCGAAGCTGCACACGATCGCACCAGCCTAA
- a CDS encoding thiol-disulfide oxidoreductase DCC family protein, translating to MFKSPDLADPDSRPDADVVIFDGQCNFCRGGVERLNWLDRRNRLAFISLHDERVAERYPDLSHDDLMQEMFVVDGQGKRHGGSDAVRYLSRQLALLWPIMPVLHLPGSAGVWRWMYKQVAKRRYRLAGKNCDSGSCKIHLNS from the coding sequence GTGTTTAAGTCGCCCGATCTCGCCGATCCCGATTCGCGACCCGATGCCGATGTGGTCATCTTCGATGGCCAGTGCAATTTTTGCCGCGGCGGGGTGGAGCGATTGAACTGGTTGGATCGGCGAAACCGACTAGCGTTCATCTCGCTGCACGACGAACGAGTCGCCGAGCGCTATCCCGATCTTTCGCACGACGACCTGATGCAGGAGATGTTTGTCGTCGACGGGCAGGGCAAACGGCATGGGGGCAGCGATGCGGTTCGTTATCTCAGCCGCCAACTCGCTTTACTTTGGCCGATCATGCCGGTGCTGCACCTTCCCGGATCGGCGGGCGTGTGGCGATGGATGTACAAGCAAGTCGCCAAGCGTCGCTATCGCCTGGCAGGAAAAAACTGTGATTCGGGCAGCTGTAAGATCCATCTGAATTCCTAG
- a CDS encoding UbiA-like polyprenyltransferase — translation MSDTMAQPSKLRMMLEMIRFSHTIFALPFAALATVMAIKLPLPDGAAVRVRPLDLVAILICMVAARSVAMAFNRLADQAIDAGNPRTAGRHLPAGLLGRHEVTIFAILCAVGFLVGCALFLPNWLPLAASIPVLMFLCGYSLAKRFTAAAHLWLGVALSLAPICVWAALRGSAVLADPSDLLPPVILAAAVALWVTGFDIIYACQDEAFDRSEGLQSVPARFGAKGAFRIAAACHAGMVLVLLVLPSVVPALGLGWIYYAAVGSIAALLIYEHCLVRPDDLDRINQAFFQVNSIVSVGLLVAAGIDCWMG, via the coding sequence ATGAGCGACACCATGGCGCAGCCGAGCAAGCTGCGGATGATGCTGGAGATGATTCGCTTTAGCCACACGATCTTCGCGTTGCCGTTCGCCGCCTTGGCGACGGTGATGGCGATCAAATTGCCGTTGCCCGATGGGGCCGCGGTGCGCGTTCGACCACTTGATCTGGTCGCGATCTTGATCTGCATGGTCGCCGCGCGCAGCGTCGCGATGGCGTTCAACCGCTTGGCCGATCAAGCGATCGATGCGGGGAACCCGCGAACCGCAGGACGGCATCTGCCGGCGGGCTTGCTGGGCCGGCATGAGGTGACGATTTTTGCGATCCTGTGTGCCGTCGGATTCCTGGTCGGGTGTGCGTTATTCCTGCCCAACTGGCTGCCGCTGGCTGCGTCGATCCCGGTGCTGATGTTCCTGTGCGGCTACAGCTTGGCAAAAAGATTTACTGCCGCGGCACACCTGTGGCTGGGCGTTGCTCTTAGCCTGGCACCGATTTGCGTTTGGGCGGCACTTCGCGGTTCGGCGGTCCTTGCCGATCCGAGCGACCTGTTACCGCCAGTGATCCTAGCCGCGGCGGTGGCGCTGTGGGTGACGGGGTTCGACATTATTTATGCCTGCCAAGACGAAGCCTTTGATCGCAGCGAGGGGCTGCAGAGCGTGCCCGCTCGGTTTGGTGCCAAGGGAGCGTTTCGGATCGCCGCCGCTTGCCATGCCGGAATGGTTTTGGTGCTGTTGGTGCTGCCAAGCGTCGTGCCCGCCCTAGGCCTTGGCTGGATCTATTACGCCGCGGTCGGAAGCATCGCCGCGCTGCTGATTTACGAACACTGTTTGGTCCGTCCCGACGACCTGGACCGAATCAACCAAGCCTTCTTCCAAGTCAACTCGATCGTCAGCGTAGGCCTATTGGTCGCCGCGGGGATCGATTGTTGGATGGGATGA
- a CDS encoding 3-deoxy-D-manno-octulosonic acid transferase, with translation MTYLLNIAYLLAAVAISPFLVWRSLRTGKYRAGWSAKLLGNVPHREGNQPCAWLHAVSVGEVNLLSNVVQRLQQSRPDMQIVISTTTATGMQLARTRFPEHTVFYCPLDFSWAVRRAFRRIRPDVLVLSELELWPNLIAITRQKGAEVVVINARLSERSFRGYRRFASLLRPTFRRLSLVLAQDETYARRFLQLGVDPSRVRVTGSIKFDGARTDRHAPEVVALRKLSAASKEQIVWIAGSTQAPEERIALDIYRRLADRFPQLRLILVPRHPERFKAVADQVVGAGLKLRRRSELQTPAESWPGDTVLLVDTVGELGCWWGLSDIAFVGGSMGSRGGQNMLEPAGFGAAVSFGPNTRNFRDIVAQLLAADAATVVRDRGALEQFVVNCVEDPAARRQQGRRAQVLVVGGQGAIDRTIAAVEQLLPAASPSSSRQAA, from the coding sequence ATGACTTATCTTTTAAACATCGCCTACCTGTTGGCCGCCGTTGCCATCTCGCCGTTCCTGGTTTGGCGATCGTTGCGAACTGGCAAGTACCGAGCGGGCTGGTCAGCAAAATTGCTGGGCAACGTCCCGCATCGCGAGGGCAATCAGCCATGTGCTTGGCTGCACGCGGTCAGTGTGGGCGAAGTCAATCTGCTCTCCAACGTCGTCCAACGTCTGCAGCAATCGCGTCCCGACATGCAGATCGTGATCAGCACGACAACCGCGACGGGCATGCAGTTAGCTCGCACGCGATTCCCCGAACACACGGTCTTCTATTGCCCGCTGGACTTCAGTTGGGCCGTGCGGCGTGCCTTCCGGCGAATTCGCCCCGATGTCCTCGTCCTCAGCGAATTAGAACTCTGGCCGAACCTGATTGCGATCACGAGGCAAAAGGGAGCGGAAGTTGTTGTGATAAACGCCCGGCTCAGCGAACGGAGCTTCCGCGGTTACCGCCGCTTTGCCTCGCTGCTGCGGCCAACGTTTCGCCGCCTCTCGCTGGTCCTCGCTCAAGACGAAACCTACGCCCGCCGCTTCTTGCAATTAGGAGTTGATCCCAGCCGCGTCCGCGTGACGGGATCGATCAAGTTCGACGGCGCGCGGACCGATCGACATGCTCCCGAAGTCGTCGCGCTGCGAAAGTTATCGGCCGCCAGCAAGGAACAGATCGTTTGGATCGCTGGTAGCACCCAGGCGCCGGAGGAACGGATCGCACTCGACATCTATCGTCGCTTGGCAGATCGGTTCCCTCAACTGCGACTGATCCTCGTCCCGCGGCACCCCGAACGCTTTAAGGCCGTTGCCGACCAAGTGGTAGGTGCGGGGCTCAAGCTACGCCGTCGCAGCGAATTGCAGACGCCAGCCGAATCGTGGCCTGGCGATACCGTATTATTAGTCGACACCGTTGGCGAACTGGGATGTTGGTGGGGCCTTTCCGACATAGCCTTTGTCGGCGGCAGCATGGGCTCGCGCGGCGGCCAGAACATGCTCGAACCTGCCGGTTTTGGAGCGGCGGTTTCGTTTGGCCCCAACACCAGGAACTTTCGCGACATCGTCGCTCAATTGCTTGCTGCCGATGCTGCGACCGTCGTCCGCGATCGCGGTGCGTTGGAGCAGTTCGTCGTCAACTGTGTCGAAGACCCCGCTGCGCGTCGCCAGCAGGGTCGACGAGCGCAAGTTCTGGTCGTCGGTGGACAGGGAGCGATCGATCGCACGATCGCCGCCGTCGAACAGCTCCTGCCTGCAGCCTCGCCAAGCTCATCCCGCCAAGCCGCCTAA
- the ubiE gene encoding bifunctional demethylmenaquinone methyltransferase/2-methoxy-6-polyprenyl-1,4-benzoquinol methylase UbiE has product MATVDATNTKELDKSNARVREMFRQIAPRYDLMNHLLSLNIDKRWRNQTVSRLRIEGNAPILDVCTGTGDLALAISRRAGAETPVVGSDFCHAMLAIGDQKRKQQPEANVNFLEADAQHLPFDDNQFQVVTVAFGLRNVADTDRGLQEMVRVCRPGGQVVVLEFSQPTAPGLKQAYQFYFKHALPRIGQMLARNDKSAYQYLPESVGSFPCGQALANRMQQNGLHDVKFTPLTFGVATIYEGIK; this is encoded by the coding sequence ATGGCGACTGTGGACGCAACCAACACGAAGGAATTGGACAAATCGAACGCGCGGGTGCGGGAGATGTTTCGCCAGATTGCGCCTCGCTACGATCTGATGAACCATCTGCTGTCGTTGAATATCGACAAGCGTTGGCGCAACCAGACCGTCAGCCGGCTGCGGATCGAAGGGAACGCCCCGATTTTGGATGTCTGCACCGGAACAGGAGACCTGGCGCTGGCGATCAGCCGCCGCGCCGGAGCGGAGACGCCCGTCGTCGGTTCCGATTTTTGCCACGCGATGCTCGCCATCGGCGATCAGAAACGCAAGCAGCAGCCCGAGGCAAACGTTAATTTCCTGGAAGCCGACGCGCAACATCTCCCCTTCGACGACAACCAATTCCAAGTTGTCACGGTCGCCTTTGGATTGCGGAATGTCGCCGATACCGATCGCGGTCTGCAGGAGATGGTTCGCGTTTGCCGCCCGGGTGGACAAGTTGTTGTGCTGGAATTCTCTCAGCCGACCGCGCCGGGACTGAAACAGGCGTATCAGTTTTATTTCAAACATGCCCTGCCGCGGATCGGCCAAATGCTGGCTCGCAACGACAAGAGTGCCTACCAGTACCTGCCCGAATCGGTCGGCAGCTTTCCCTGTGGCCAAGCGTTGGCAAACCGGATGCAGCAGAACGGGCTGCACGATGTGAAGTTCACTCCGCTGACGTTTGGCGTTGCCACGATCTACGAGGGGATCAAATGA